CCTAATCACTTGCTGTTAAATTATTACAagattttaacaaaaaattaaagcaCTTGGTCTCTGCTGCTATGGACCTGAGCAATTCAACCCCGGAAGCTGAAACCGAGACTCCTACGCGGATCCCACCAGCCAAGTTGTCTCCTTTCAGCAACGGCCTGCTGAAGCGCCACGCGCCGCTGCAGCTGCGCCACCCGCTGGTGGTGACATACAAGGAATGCCTGAAGAACCACGCCGCGGCTCTCGGGGGGCATGCTGTCGACGGGTGCGGGGAGTTCATGCCGTCTTCGAACTCTAGTAACTCTGATCTCACCCCGTTTAAATGCGCAGCGTGCGGATGCCACCGGAATTTCCACCGCCGTGACCCAGAGGAGCCGCCTCTCCTGCAGCCGCCTAATGCTGTCCCGGCGCTTGAGTTCCACCCGCTCCACCGCCACCATCCTCCGCACGAGCCGCCGCGCGCTAGCAGCGGCGACAGCCCGAATGATTCACCTTCGCCCCCACCGATCTCTTCCTCGTACTACCCTTCGGCGCCGCACATGTTGCTCGCCCTCAGCCACGGCCTGACCACCGTTCCCGACAGCAGTATCACTCATATCCCCGCCGCCATCAACCCCACTTCCACCCCGGTATCGAATTCCGGCTGCAGGAAGCGTTTCCGCACTAGATTCACGCAAGATCAGAAGGAAAAAATGATGGAGCTAGCCGACAGGCTGGGTTGGAGAATGCAGAAGAAAGATGAAGATTTAATAAATGAAATCTGCGCTGAAATCGGTGTTGATAAAGGGGTTTTCAAAGTGTGGATGCACAACAACAAGAACACTTCTGGTAAAAACAAAGATCATCATCAGCTCACATTATCTAACAACAGCACCGCGATGTCCTCCCCGCCTGCCGCAGCCGCCAGCAACGGCGTCAATTACAGCGATTTCAGCTCCCCCACCGCGGCGCTCTACCACCACCAGCAAGTGAACAATGACAATGGCAGCAAGCAAAATGTTGGTGGGCAAGAAATGAATCAGCTTCATCTCCAAGAATAGGTCTCTGGTACTAACTAGTCGTCTTCTTCTCGATCTCTCTTAGAATCTGGTATTTGTGCTGATTTAGatcttcttttttcttaatCTTGTATTAATTATCTACTAATATGGTTAATATCCATTCAGTTTTATTTTCTGCGGCCTTGATTATTCATGCATTctctttatttattaattattaatttgcaGCCCATCCCAAGATCCCACCTTTTTGCAATTACACATGAATTAGATATAATCTGGGTTCTGTATTAAGAAACAATAGAGTTCTTTGTCTGGGAACGAAGCAGCACAAAGTGGCGGTTCCCTTTATTATTATTCTTTAAATTCCAGTTTTGGATAATTAATAACAGCGAAAATGTGTCCATGTTATGTTATTGCTAATTTTAATCTTAAAAATTGTTATTATTCTTATGATCAAAGTATTTTCACTTAGTCATATTAATGTTTTaacttattatatttattatttctaatacaAGAAATCGTCTCTCTTCTCGACTTTTTTAAAGGATTTTTCTAGCCATGAACTGCAATTTAATTAGAAAAAGTGCCGTAATTTTtttaactttaatataaaatataatgggAAAATTTCTCcagaaaacaaaataattttactgattcTATGTAACAATCATGTTGGTTTAATTAAAGATAATTAGCCCACATGATATATCTTGTCCGAACAATATAACGTCATACACATCATCTCGCGTTCTATTATATTGAGttggtttcttgtgagacggtctcacgaatttttatctgtgcgACATGTcaactaccgatattcacaataaaaagtaatattttttcatggatgacccaaataagagatacagCTCACAAAATATAACCAGTGGtaccatctcacacaaatttttgacattctaattttataatatatttttttatcaatttatGATCATCATATTTTTTTGTAACCAACCCTTGTTGATCCCAATGTTAACAAGACAGAAAATTATAGAAACTTGAATTTGTAGAtttatagatatttgaaatGCATGTGGCActtaacaaaaaaatatatatatatataataatcgtGTTTAAGACTTTAAGGTAGATGATGTAATCGCGTTATCTTagaataaagtaatccaaagcTTTTGTACTAAGATATTCTTGGTTGGCTTAAATTGGTAACAAAGCTATCCATTAGCGGAATCTTTTAGGTAACAAATTAGAACTGCGTCTATGTCCTATATCTAACCATTAGGTTTAATGAAGCTTCGAGTATTATTGCTTTGTTTTAAAGGGAAAACAACCTCAAATAATGTGTGTAATATAATTATGGGGAAAATGACGAAAGGACAATGTCTTTTCCATCCATTTGTTTGTGTTTCTTGGTGGTCATATATGAAGTCTTTAATCTTGTTGTGTTAGAGGGGTGCATGCCATCTTCCCTCATTATTCATTTCATTTCACCAACCAAAAAAAATacctttaattaatatttttcaaggTAGTTATTGAATGTTATTTGACCGGTTTTTATCTACAAATTTttaatgtcaaaaatattatttttatattcaaaattttttttaatatgcgTACCCACATACGAACATATTGTTTGATGCAATATTTAGTTGGTCGAATTGAGCTGTCTATGGCCTTGATAATATACAAATTCTACAGCTAATTATTTTTCTAAagaattaaatcatttaatgaGAATAAATTGATTTCAACTAGATTTGGTTTTGGATTAATTGAAATTAAAGGTGAATGAGCAAACTCCATGAAGGAAATTAAGAGGGATCACGTGGTGTAGCAATAAATTGGTAGCAGATATTGAAATTGATGTGTTTAATTCTCAAACCGAAATGTTGAAATATCATTGCAGTAAATTGCCATTTACAATGGTCGGTCAAGGGGTCCTGCTCATTAAATTATAGGGAAGTAAATTGGGACAACGTCCTTGGAAAGATAGGGAAACGTTTGTTCTTAttatgtctttttttttttgttccaaaaaattattttcaatatatattttttagattAAAGTGTCACAAAGAGTGTAATAATCGATCGAGCTGGAAAATCGATTAAAACGTGGCTCTTAGACTCttgtatatttaaaaaaatatttgaattgtaCCTACCGTtaatataatttcataaaaaaaagtaCAAACTTTTGTTTAACTATATTTTTTaagtgaaataaaaataaagtttatGTTAATTTAATATTTGTAGGTGATGGAAATATGGGCTTAACAAATTACATATAATTAACCATTAGCAAGCTCGATTCAGGCTCTTTCAGAGAGAGACATGGTTAGATTCAAGCCCGGAAACGTACCTCTTGTGTTTACTCGTGCTTTACCGTCTCAACCTCGAGCACTTGGTTtctgtaataattttttttttttacctttaAATAATACTTATATTATTGGTTTTTTATATtacatattattaaaaatttgtagcatattttgcaaacaaaaaatcaaagattgTGCTTCAAATCCCTGCTCAGTCTAGCTCAAGCTCGGATGATAAAATTTTTCATCTAGTCTGGCTAGATAGGGGCTACTGTTTTCTGAGCTCGGCTTGACTCGATTACGAACAAATTGATCGTCGCATCAAATATTATtcttttttctttattattttttacgtTCTAGGCTAGTAAATGATTGGCCACGGCGAATGTCTAATTAACTAtcattttttcaaataaaaatgaagATCAATTATTATATGATGTTGACATTCTTTTATTCATCATATAGAATTGAAGTTAAATGTGAAATTGTGTTCAAACGGAAATTGGCCCAAAAGATGTTATTATGAATCAGCAGGACCCAAGTTGACATTCTGTTGGGCTTAGATTGGAATGGAGTGCAAGAGAATTAACTGTTTGGATGCATGAGGTAATTTTAAAATGGGCCAAttggtaaaaaaaatataagtaGACTATATATATAGACATTTTTAAGAAacaatttgacaaaaatttgtgtgaaacggtatcacggatcgtattttgtgagatgaatatcttatttgggtcatcaatgaaaaaatattattttttatgctaagagtattattttttattgtgaatatgaccCCGTATCacggataaagattcgtgagaccgtctcacaacagTCCTACTCaacaatttattggtcaatAAATTTTAACTACACACAAAATGTTCGATCTAACAACAAAGTCTCAAGTTGTGGATAAGATATCGGGTTTGAGATCCAATCGTAACAAACATTATCGCATGGATGATAGCCTAATTTATATTCCGACTTGTCTCCTAAATTACACACCATGTAACTTTTCATATTACAATAGGGGATGTCTAGAAAAAgatccccaaaaaaaaaaaaaaaaaccctcaaCTAGTAACTAGTTTTGATACTCGACGAGACCTCGGGTAGTCGATAATAGTAACGCTGCTAGACGCTTTTACTCTAGCCTTATGAGTTAAGACTAAGACCCACCCTTCGAACACATTAGGACTGTGACTATGTACATCGATCCATCGAGCTACATATCTACAATATTATTTCAAAACCGCGGTGAATCGAGATATCAAAGAGGAAAAGGAAGGTAAAAGATAGTAAAGAAAATAAGTCAAGAAGACgaacttttcatcctcaaacacttCACAACAAACATAGTGAGTCCATCATTTTTATCCATTCTTCAAATGGTCTCAAGCTTCTCTTTACAATAATAGTGTCGATATATTTATTTGATCCCAAAGTATGTACTCTTTATGCtccaaaactatgaaatcgatgCGCTATGGATTTGACAAGAACCCAATTAAATTAACATATACCTAAAAGTTTGCTCCCTATATATTCTATACCTAACCTTATAACCACTTTCACTCATATCCCTCGCACATGAGATTTTAATGGATCGTCGTTTTGGAGGAGCATAAATTTAGTTCTAGTTTTTCCCTTTGCTTCATTACCAATTCTATATCTCGTACCATATTAGATCAAAATACTTAGGATACATTTGTATCTTTTCTTGGCATTCTAGTGAACAATTAATACTCTTCGATTGAGTTTATGTTACACGACTTGAAAACTAATATGCATGACTATACAAATTTATGGAAAATATTATAAATGGTTGAAGACTCGATCTGATTTGGTATTTAACTGATATTGCATATTAACGAAGGCAGCTCTTGATTATTTTCAGATTTCGTGGTTTAGTCGAAAACGTTCTAGTCGAATTTCCTGCATTTCTTAACTTTTAATGTGAtggttttttaataattttttttaaaaattaaatcattaaaaaaGAAAGTGTGTAGACTTGTGGGATAAAGTCAATGTATCTTGTATTCTTTCCAGAAATTCATGGCTAAcaaatatacatacatatatatacacttatatatgtatatgtatatgtagtaaatcaaatataaaaaacaaaaataaattatttccaTGCTTAGTAGAAATCACCATTCCTGACGCTTATATAATCAAACCGTAAAAAATCGTACAATAATTCTATTTCACTTAATTAAACAATAACAATAATggcaaaaaagaagaagaagaagaagaaagaaagaaaacgacacacgcacacacacacacaaaacaaGCACAAAACACACTATACGGTATTTGCACTTACTCTATACATGTGTTGTTTTCAAGTTCTAGCCAGGGAGAAGATCACTCAAAACCCACCTCCCCTTCCGCCTCTCCTCCCCCCTCCTCCACCCTCCGGTGGAAGTTCCGGTGGCAGCCGCAGGCGGCACAGGCGAGGGCGCCGCTTGTTCCCTCCTCCCCGGCAGCCATGAACTCCCTGCACCCGTCCACCGCGTATCCTCCTACGTTGGCTGCATGGTTTTTCTGGCACTCTCCATATCTCACAGTTCTCACCGGAAGAGATGAATTTTCGGAGTTTCTCGGAGAGTCATCGTTCATCGTTAATACCATCTGACGTTTCTTCATCTCCTCCTTTGACTAATAACCAATATCTTGGTGTTGGCGAAAAATGGAAGATAAAGAATTGGATTGGAGTGAGAGTTATGACATCTTTGGCGCAGAGTGAAACCCTAAACCTATGCTTTTATTTATACACGGAATACACTCTTTTTGgcaaaaaataatacataatgaTGAAATTATTACAAGTAATTATTAGAGGAATCATGAATGAATTCATTTTCAAACTTCTTTAATGCACATGATATTGTTGTGACCAATTACAGTttctattttatatattattattatcattacgTTTAATAATTAAAGCTTTACCAAACTTGATGTCCCTATTAAATGATTAATAAATTATCCATCACCACTGCACATTCAAAATCTTGAAACTCAAGTACTGTTCAAATTCAATGTGTGTGTGGTCTCAatgaaatataaaatatcattatcaaataaataaaacagCTAGAGTTGACAGTTTCAAATCCATATCTGAAATTTTTATTGGCAAATTGCGAgttcttttcctttttattcATGTGGAAATGAAATTAGATTATAAAATTGGTGGTGTCAGGTGTTTGTTTACAAGGATTAATagctataattaattaatacctGGTATTCCGTGAGTCTGATGCTCGATCATACAATTAGTACCAATCTAAATATAATGTATTAATTGGATTCTCACGAGTTACGCGCGTGGAAATTAAAATTCCGAAATTAGTCTTGTATATGATAATTAGTTTTGACTTTTGATTATAGAGTCCTCCAAATATGATCTTAGACAAATAAGgtagtcttttttttttcacttttagTTGTTTTTGTCAATGTGCTTGCATGACGTAGAACGATACTGATGTAGCATTGGATATTACTAACATATTGCCGGGCGTTACTAATGCATCTAGCACCACCATATCAGCACTTcgaagagaaaaaaaatttaaaaagataCAACAATTATTAGATCCGTAGCAAACTCTTACAAATTACATAATTAAAAGCAAGAAAACAGTAACATACAAAaggaattttataatttttcaagCTTGGGTCGGTACAACTTACAAGAATTATTATTGCCTTCAGGAATAGTCGGGATTCGGGTAGTTGTTTAATTAACAGGTTGTTATGTATGATTGCCTTTCCAACATATCGAACCAATACATTATTTTGAACTTGTGaagaattatataattttttatcatGTAATTTGAAAGCTATTAGACGATTAACGGTCTTAGACACTTAGTCCAAcaatttccttttcttttttcaaTTTAACACTTTTTTTAATCGACCCCGCTAACAATATCTGACGACACGCCACTAATTTGTAGTGTCATGTTATCATTTTCCAGCATCACACAACACCACGATAAAAAAAACTTCTACCACGTCCCCAAAAACCGTGCTCCCTCGGCCTCCTAGAGTTTCCTTTTGTTAAAAATATATCTACTTTTTAATACTACTTCATATACTTCAAAATTAGcactaattttttaaataatcatgACATACAAAAATCAACTTGATAAAGATGTCAAGATTCAATCAAGCTTTAATATTCTTCAAGAAAATATCAATAACGATTAATATTATGTTTCCATATGAAAATATTTGAATCAAAATTAATCGGTTTGAAGGCCTTTTGTCTTCGAACATGATATTTAATCGGATTGAAGTGGTCAGTCTGTATTAATTGCTCAACTTGctagaaaataactaaaaaaaaaaacattattgtAATTTCTTCGTGCCTCACtacttaaatatttttaatgccTACACATTTTATGCATTGTACTAATGACATAACCACAATATAGGTCAGGTCCCACATATTTTATGATACATATATTTTGGTGctacacaaatttttttttttgcacgtCTCATATGGTCAAGATTAGAGATGTTAAAATGAGTTATGTATGTCGAATTAGCCCGTCTTCTTAAATAAGCGAGTTGGGTTGATAATTTCTTAGTTCACTTTGCTAAAATTTCCATTGATTAATCTAATGTTGGAGTTATGCATCTTTCATGACAAAAGAGAATCGATCACTTTATTCTTGCATTAGATAAGAGCAGTAGAAAAGTCTAAAATACATGTATTGTGTATATTTTGTATTATTCGATGTGTCTTAGAGATCACAACTTTATATAATTTTAGAGTCTTAGACTAATCGTAGAAGACTTAATTGAACTGCGTTTCAAACATAAGGTAGATATtactaatttatttaatactttAAAAACtcgtaattaattatataatcttATTGTATCTTTTATTAGATATCATGTCCATATAGAGTTGATTAACTATATAAGTCCATAAAAGTTGTACCAACATATATTGTTTTTGGGTTATGTTGATATTTTAGTCCATCTTTATTTCTCAGATCTCATTATTTGAACATTTGTTTTTCTAAGGTTGATGTGCTTTGAGTAAATATATTTTCCTtaaaatatggaaaaaaaaaaaagagagaggcTAAAGTGaccgaaaaaaaattaatttttattaaataattatttcttaaTCAGGAATTTTAGTTGCCATTAATTGGGACTTAAATGGAAAGTAGAGTGTGATTGCAAGaaggaaaatgaaaaatgaatCACTTTGCTTCTCACCAACCTAACAGCTTAATTATTGTATTCATTAACACACCATCaagcttattttttttttttttttgcccgcAGGGCTTATCATTGGTAGCAGCAGTCATCTTGAGCACACGGATCGCGTCCGCAGCGACAGTGTCCCTCAATGAAGCTCTGTGCAGCGTACTTAGTTAGGCTGCTGGTTGACTGAGTTCCTGATTTCC
This is a stretch of genomic DNA from Primulina eburnea isolate SZY01 chromosome 11, ASM2296580v1, whole genome shotgun sequence. It encodes these proteins:
- the LOC140806275 gene encoding zinc-finger homeodomain protein 8-like; this translates as MDLSNSTPEAETETPTRIPPAKLSPFSNGLLKRHAPLQLRHPLVVTYKECLKNHAAALGGHAVDGCGEFMPSSNSSNSDLTPFKCAACGCHRNFHRRDPEEPPLLQPPNAVPALEFHPLHRHHPPHEPPRASSGDSPNDSPSPPPISSSYYPSAPHMLLALSHGLTTVPDSSITHIPAAINPTSTPVSNSGCRKRFRTRFTQDQKEKMMELADRLGWRMQKKDEDLINEICAEIGVDKGVFKVWMHNNKNTSGKNKDHHQLTLSNNSTAMSSPPAAAASNGVNYSDFSSPTAALYHHQQVNNDNGSKQNVGGQEMNQLHLQE
- the LOC140804966 gene encoding mini zinc finger protein 2-like; translated protein: MKKRQMVLTMNDDSPRNSENSSLPVRTVRYGECQKNHAANVGGYAVDGCREFMAAGEEGTSGALACAACGCHRNFHRRVEEGGGEAEGEVGFE